A genome region from bacterium SCSIO 12844 includes the following:
- a CDS encoding TerC family protein, translating to MDVPLELVSGFLMITLLESILAIDNLLFIYIITAKLPESIQKKTQKIAIILAALMRIVGLFFIGYLMQLTDSLFNIFGNAISIRDLILIFGGAFLIIKALHEVYLLFFPNHDNKSHTAKTFLSAIVQIILIDMVFSLDSIITAIGLIDNLWVISLSILVSCALMLVAAKYLAPLAKEVNFKLLALCFLLLIGVIIIASGVDISIDKGYIYSAFGFALLVQVLQLLYKKHFSR from the coding sequence TTGGACGTTCCGCTGGAACTTGTATCAGGCTTTTTAATGATTACTTTATTAGAAAGTATTTTAGCAATTGATAACTTGTTATTTATTTATATCATTACGGCTAAATTGCCAGAATCTATTCAGAAGAAAACGCAAAAAATTGCCATCATATTAGCAGCATTAATGCGTATTGTTGGTCTATTTTTTATTGGTTATTTAATGCAGCTAACCGATAGTTTATTTAATATTTTTGGTAATGCGATTAGTATCCGTGATTTAATTTTGATTTTTGGTGGTGCGTTTTTGATTATTAAGGCACTGCATGAAGTGTATTTACTGTTTTTCCCAAATCATGACAATAAATCACATACAGCAAAGACTTTCCTAAGTGCGATTGTGCAGATTATCTTAATTGATATGGTTTTTTCATTAGATAGTATTATCACAGCAATTGGCTTAATTGATAATCTCTGGGTGATTAGTTTATCGATTCTTGTCTCATGTGCGTTAATGTTAGTTGCTGCTAAATACTTAGCACCATTAGCTAAAGAAGTGAATTTTAAGTTATTGGCATTATGTTTCTTACTTTTAATTGGTGTCATTATTATTGCTTCAGGTGTTGATATCTCGATTGATAAGGGTTATATCTACAGTGCTTTTGGTTTTGCATTATTAGTACAAGTATTGCAGCTACTTTATAAAAAGCATTTTAGCCGATAA
- a CDS encoding FMN-binding glutamate synthase family protein: protein MRRNLYLGFGIIILIIAALLFMVHANIWWLIGFLLVLAIIAVHDLTQRRHSILRNFPILGHMRFILEFFRPEVQQYFIADDKSELPFNRETRDVIYSRAKGENDTIGFGTEYDLNAEGHEWVLHSLNPKHVSEVQEHITIGNSQCKQPYQASRLNISAMSYGALSENAIKALNKGAKIGKFAHNTGEGGLTEHHLQGGDLIMQIGTGYFGTRTPEGNFCEEKYKEKANLDVVKMIEIKISQGAKPAHGGVLPAAKLSKEIAEIRGVPMGEDVLSPSAHTAFSTPEELCHFIKKLRDLSNGKPIGFKLCIGKRSEFLGICKAMLKTKIYPDFITVDGAEGGTGAAPMEYASHIGAPLKDALIFVHNALVGVNLREEIRVICSGKVATGFDMVRYMAMGANMCNAARAMMLSVGCIQSRQCNTNQCPVGVATQSKRLMKALDVDDKKMRVARFHDATVHSFLEIIGAMGLDTPCELTPHMILRRVDANNIRAYDDIYHYIKPGALLKDETVPEHFKQFWQDASAEKF from the coding sequence ATGAGACGGAATTTATATCTTGGCTTTGGTATTATCATTCTTATAATTGCAGCATTATTATTTATGGTGCATGCAAATATCTGGTGGTTAATTGGTTTTTTACTGGTTTTAGCGATAATTGCTGTACATGACTTAACCCAAAGACGGCACTCAATTTTAAGAAATTTCCCAATTTTAGGCCATATGCGCTTTATTCTTGAATTTTTTAGACCTGAAGTACAACAATATTTTATTGCTGATGATAAAAGTGAATTACCGTTTAATCGTGAAACGCGCGATGTCATTTACTCAAGAGCTAAAGGGGAAAATGACACGATTGGTTTTGGTACAGAGTATGACTTAAATGCTGAAGGCCATGAGTGGGTATTACACTCATTAAACCCAAAACATGTCAGTGAGGTACAAGAACATATTACCATTGGTAATAGCCAGTGTAAGCAACCCTACCAAGCTTCACGCCTCAATATTTCAGCAATGAGTTATGGTGCATTATCAGAAAATGCAATTAAAGCGCTGAATAAAGGTGCTAAAATTGGTAAATTTGCCCATAACACTGGTGAGGGGGGATTAACTGAACATCACTTACAAGGTGGTGATTTGATTATGCAAATTGGTACTGGATACTTTGGTACGCGCACCCCAGAAGGTAATTTCTGTGAGGAAAAATATAAAGAAAAAGCAAACCTTGATGTCGTTAAAATGATTGAAATTAAGATCTCCCAAGGTGCTAAACCTGCGCATGGCGGTGTTCTACCTGCTGCTAAATTATCAAAAGAAATCGCTGAAATTCGTGGCGTACCAATGGGTGAAGATGTATTATCTCCTTCAGCACATACCGCATTTTCAACACCAGAAGAATTATGTCATTTTATCAAAAAATTAAGAGATTTATCCAATGGCAAGCCAATTGGCTTTAAACTATGTATTGGTAAGCGCTCTGAATTTTTAGGTATTTGTAAAGCAATGTTAAAGACTAAAATTTATCCTGATTTTATCACAGTCGATGGTGCTGAAGGTGGAACGGGAGCAGCCCCCATGGAATATGCATCACATATCGGTGCCCCCTTAAAAGATGCATTGATTTTCGTCCATAATGCTTTAGTTGGGGTTAATCTACGTGAAGAAATTCGCGTTATTTGTAGTGGTAAAGTTGCAACAGGCTTTGATATGGTCCGCTACATGGCTATGGGTGCTAATATGTGTAATGCTGCTCGAGCTATGATGTTATCCGTTGGCTGTATCCAATCACGCCAATGCAATACCAATCAGTGTCCTGTTGGTGTTGCAACTCAAAGTAAGCGTTTAATGAAGGCTCTTGATGTTGATGATAAGAAAATGCGCGTTGCGCGTTTCCATGATGCAACTGTCCACAGCTTCCTTGAAATCATTGGTGCTATGGGTTTAGATACACCGTGTGAATTAACACCCCATATGATACTAAGACGTGTCGATGCCAATAATATCCGTGCATATGATGATATTTATCATTATATTAAACCGGGCGCTTTACTTAAGGATGAAACAGTACCTGAACATTTTAAACAGTTCTGGCAAGATGCTTCAGCTGAAAAGTTCTAA
- a CDS encoding YihY family inner membrane protein, whose translation MQKESFNIQIMFKRTIRFWLWVLKQFVDSNVMARGASLTLTSLLAMVPFLIMMMTLASLIPDYGQLDQKMQSFIFNNFAPHTGEVIGQYIDQLVSKRIGLPVAVTLALFIISIFMIRSIDHAVNEIWQVEHKRSFINAFLLYWAIITLGPILFGLGLGLSSYLLSLKWVNDWTLQGAGKLLLMLPSLFYFVAFVFLYRVIPFVKVKLIHAILGSLVAVILFEVVKYGFTLYVTLVPTYELIYGTLVAIPLFILWVLIAWYIFLLGAIVVKGLHLSQAQRSVYKMQAFNIAMTTIKHLYAKSSTQQITRFSELLNIMPNVSVDDLKRVLNRLSAKRIIYQDDEKYILCCNLDQLYFDELYVALALYLPIGDKDNQLVQPINQSLKMLLHQPIIKVLDLAKKN comes from the coding sequence ATGCAAAAAGAATCATTTAATATTCAAATTATGTTCAAGCGAACAATACGCTTTTGGCTTTGGGTTTTAAAACAGTTTGTTGATTCAAATGTAATGGCTAGAGGCGCCTCATTAACGCTAACAAGTCTTTTAGCAATGGTGCCATTTCTAATTATGATGATGACTTTAGCTAGTCTAATTCCAGATTATGGCCAACTAGATCAAAAAATGCAGAGCTTTATCTTTAATAATTTTGCACCGCATACAGGTGAAGTCATTGGTCAATATATTGATCAATTAGTTTCTAAGCGTATTGGTTTACCTGTTGCTGTAACGCTGGCTTTATTTATTATTAGTATTTTTATGATTCGCTCAATCGATCATGCGGTTAATGAAATCTGGCAAGTAGAGCATAAGCGTAGTTTTATCAATGCATTTTTACTCTATTGGGCAATTATTACTTTAGGTCCGATCTTATTTGGCTTAGGCTTAGGATTGAGTTCTTATCTTTTATCATTAAAGTGGGTTAATGATTGGACATTACAGGGTGCAGGTAAATTATTATTAATGCTACCAAGCTTATTTTATTTTGTTGCTTTTGTATTTTTATATCGTGTGATTCCTTTTGTAAAAGTGAAATTAATACATGCAATTTTAGGATCTTTAGTTGCGGTGATTTTATTTGAAGTGGTTAAGTACGGATTTACCTTATATGTGACACTTGTGCCAACTTATGAGCTTATCTATGGTACGCTTGTTGCCATTCCATTATTTATATTATGGGTATTGATTGCTTGGTATATATTTCTTCTTGGTGCGATTGTTGTTAAAGGTTTACATTTATCGCAAGCGCAACGTTCGGTATATAAAATGCAAGCCTTTAATATTGCGATGACGACTATTAAACATTTATATGCAAAATCATCTACTCAACAGATTACGCGTTTTTCTGAATTATTAAACATTATGCCTAATGTGAGTGTTGATGATTTAAAACGAGTATTAAATCGTTTAAGTGCAAAACGTATTATCTATCAAGATGATGAAAAGTATATTTTATGCTGTAATTTAGATCAGCTGTATTTTGATGAACTATATGTAGCATTAGCGCTTTATTTACCAATTGGTGATAAAGATAATCAATTGGTTCAACCAATTAATCAATCATTGAAAATGCTGTTGCATCAACCGATTATTAAAGTGTTAGATTTGGCGAAAAAGAATTAG
- a CDS encoding bacterioferritin, with protein sequence MKLQNCDQTQIMQVLNRILELEMAGVVRYTHYSFMVYGHSRIPITKWLAEQAQESLMHATRVGEMITHFEGHPSLSIGELLETHQHDINSILDESLEHEQNGLELYYQLLELTKDRCVILEEFAREMIVEEENHMGEVEKMMRKP encoded by the coding sequence ATGAAATTACAAAACTGTGATCAAACACAAATTATGCAAGTATTAAACCGTATTTTAGAATTAGAAATGGCTGGCGTCGTGCGTTATACGCATTATTCATTTATGGTTTATGGCCATAGTAGAATTCCAATTACCAAATGGTTAGCCGAGCAAGCACAGGAATCATTAATGCATGCAACGCGCGTAGGAGAGATGATTACTCATTTTGAAGGCCATCCATCTTTAAGTATTGGTGAATTATTAGAAACACATCAACATGATATTAACTCCATTTTAGATGAAAGCTTAGAGCATGAGCAAAACGGGCTTGAATTATATTATCAACTCCTAGAATTAACAAAAGATCGTTGTGTTATTTTAGAAGAGTTTGCTCGTGAGATGATTGTTGAAGAAGAAAATCATATGGGTGAAGTTGAAAAAATGATGCGTAAGCCCTAA